One window from the genome of Pedococcus badiiscoriae encodes:
- a CDS encoding DUF4446 family protein — MSDPQTLATAALAAAVVAVVLALVAVVVAVVRVGRVRAQLRALEGQRPVGSGDLAALRADLAQALRHVAVVRYDAFGDMGGRLSFSAAIIDDRGDGLVFSSIHARGESRTYAKGIVGGGSDATLTPEEQQALAAARTGSQGA, encoded by the coding sequence GTGTCCGATCCCCAGACCCTCGCCACCGCAGCCCTCGCGGCCGCCGTCGTGGCAGTGGTCCTCGCCCTGGTGGCCGTGGTGGTCGCCGTGGTGCGCGTGGGCAGGGTCCGGGCGCAGCTGCGCGCGCTCGAGGGCCAGCGTCCCGTGGGTAGCGGTGACCTCGCGGCCCTGCGGGCCGACCTCGCGCAGGCGCTACGGCACGTGGCGGTGGTCCGCTACGACGCCTTTGGCGACATGGGGGGCCGGCTCTCGTTCAGCGCCGCCATCATCGACGACCGGGGGGACGGGCTGGTGTTCTCCTCGATCCACGCTCGCGGCGAGTCGCGCACGTACGCCAAGGGCATCGTCGGCGGTGGCTCGGACGCGACCCTGACCCCTGAGGAGCAGCAGGCCCTCGCGGCCGCCCGCACCGGATCCCAAGGAGCATGA
- a CDS encoding phosphatase PAP2 family protein, protein MATTTSPVRVSRLARLGRGVAAMVAFAVPFVLLGYAVRQKFDPLIHLDNAIGEHATDFTRSISAGSALIVLEAVSQPWVLYILATLVCLWAWLAKGLLSRALWAFVTMMIGWNLALDAKLLVQRARPVIDDPISHAPGYSFPSGHASNAAIVATALVFLLWPLLSPASRRVATTVAVVFALAVGLDRIFLGVHFASDVVAGWILGVGITFSSWLGFIGRTPGTHSGETGSRGPSHPA, encoded by the coding sequence ATGGCCACCACGACGTCACCGGTCCGGGTGTCGCGCCTCGCGCGGCTGGGCCGCGGCGTCGCAGCCATGGTCGCCTTCGCGGTGCCCTTCGTCCTCCTCGGGTATGCCGTGCGTCAGAAGTTCGACCCGCTCATCCACCTCGACAACGCCATCGGCGAGCACGCCACCGACTTCACCCGGTCGATCTCCGCGGGAAGTGCCCTGATCGTGCTCGAGGCGGTGAGCCAGCCGTGGGTGCTCTACATCCTGGCGACTCTCGTCTGCCTGTGGGCCTGGCTCGCCAAGGGACTGCTCAGCCGGGCGCTGTGGGCGTTCGTCACCATGATGATCGGCTGGAACCTCGCTCTGGACGCCAAGCTGCTGGTGCAGCGAGCTCGACCGGTCATCGACGACCCGATCTCCCACGCCCCCGGATACTCGTTCCCCTCGGGTCACGCCTCGAACGCCGCGATCGTCGCCACCGCCCTCGTCTTCCTGCTGTGGCCGCTGCTCTCGCCCGCGTCACGGCGGGTGGCCACCACGGTCGCCGTGGTCTTCGCGCTGGCCGTCGGCCTCGACCGCATCTTCCTCGGGGTGCACTTCGCGTCCGACGTCGTGGCCGGGTGGATCCTCGGAGTGGGCATCACGTTCTCCTCCTGGCTGGGGTTCATCGGCAGGACCCCCGGGACGCACTCAGGTGAGACGGGCTCACGGGGGCCGTCGCACCCTGCCTGA
- the zwf gene encoding glucose-6-phosphate dehydrogenase — MEKADPHVIVLFGATGDLARRKLLPGMAHLATSELAPAIRVVGTSLEEMSDEQFREFARKAVEEFGTHPLTDEQWDSFDDFLVYVPQSAGPEPLAAAVRKAEEALGPEAQRLHYLSVPPKAAVAVIQMLRDADLVARSRVVMEKPFGTDLASAIALNNTVHETFDESQIFRIDHFLGKEAAQNILAFRFANGLFEPIWNRNFIDHIQIDIPETLGLDERANFYEATGAYKDMVVTHLFQVLAFVAMEPPTALEPRAISEEKNKVFRSLLPIDPSNVVRGQFAGYTGLNGVASDSDTETFIALKAGIDNWRWAGVPFYLRTGKKMAEGARIISIAFKEAPRSMFPSNSGVGSAGPDHLTFDLADESKVSLSFYGKRPGPGMRLEKLSMQFSTRETERAGDVLEAYERLILDAMRGDHTLFTTAEGIESLWERSQPLLDDPPEAKPYPVGSWGPNAIHQLIAPHAWRLPFERVWREKK; from the coding sequence GTGGAGAAGGCCGATCCCCACGTCATCGTGCTGTTCGGAGCCACGGGAGACCTGGCACGCCGCAAGCTGCTGCCGGGCATGGCACACCTGGCGACGTCCGAGCTCGCACCGGCGATCCGGGTCGTGGGCACCTCACTCGAGGAGATGAGCGACGAGCAGTTCCGCGAGTTCGCGCGCAAGGCTGTCGAGGAGTTCGGTACCCACCCGCTCACGGACGAGCAGTGGGACAGCTTCGACGACTTCCTCGTCTACGTCCCGCAGTCCGCCGGCCCCGAACCCCTGGCCGCGGCGGTCAGGAAGGCCGAGGAGGCCCTGGGGCCGGAGGCGCAACGGCTGCACTACCTGTCGGTGCCACCCAAGGCTGCCGTCGCGGTGATCCAGATGCTGCGGGACGCCGACCTCGTGGCCCGCTCACGCGTGGTGATGGAGAAGCCCTTCGGCACCGACCTCGCGAGCGCGATCGCCCTCAACAACACCGTGCACGAGACGTTCGACGAGAGCCAGATCTTCCGGATCGACCACTTCCTCGGAAAGGAGGCGGCACAGAACATCCTCGCCTTCCGGTTCGCGAACGGGCTGTTCGAGCCGATCTGGAACCGCAACTTCATCGACCACATCCAGATCGACATCCCCGAGACCCTGGGGCTGGACGAGCGAGCCAACTTCTACGAAGCCACCGGCGCCTACAAGGACATGGTCGTCACCCATCTGTTCCAGGTGCTGGCGTTCGTCGCCATGGAACCGCCGACCGCCCTGGAGCCGCGAGCCATCTCGGAGGAGAAGAACAAGGTCTTCCGGTCACTGCTGCCCATCGACCCCTCGAACGTCGTGCGAGGCCAGTTCGCGGGGTACACCGGGCTCAACGGCGTCGCCTCCGACTCCGACACCGAGACGTTCATCGCGCTCAAGGCCGGGATCGACAACTGGCGGTGGGCCGGTGTGCCGTTCTACCTGCGCACCGGCAAGAAGATGGCCGAGGGCGCGCGCATCATCTCGATCGCCTTCAAGGAGGCGCCGCGGTCGATGTTCCCGTCCAACTCGGGGGTGGGTTCGGCCGGTCCGGACCACCTGACCTTCGACCTGGCCGACGAGTCCAAGGTGTCGCTGTCGTTCTACGGCAAGCGCCCGGGGCCCGGCATGCGGCTGGAGAAGCTGTCGATGCAGTTCTCGACCCGCGAGACGGAACGAGCCGGCGACGTCCTCGAGGCCTACGAGCGGCTCATCCTCGACGCCATGCGCGGCGACCACACGCTCTTCACGACGGCCGAGGGCATCGAGTCGCTGTGGGAGCGGTCGCAGCCCCTGCTGGACGACCCGCCCGAGGCCAAGCCCTATCCGGTCGGCAGCTGGGGTCCCAACGCGATCCACCAGCTGATCGCCCCCCATGCCTGGCGGCTGCCCTTCGAGCGCGTCTGGCGCGAGAAGAAGTAA
- a CDS encoding TMEM165/GDT1 family protein yields MDFDLATVAIVFGSIFLVELPDKTFIATLVLATRFRPLYVWIGVSLAFLVQTAVAVTVGGLLAQLPKRPVEIFAAAMFLAGGVILLRGADKADEEEAETEEEFAHKGAATAVGLKAIGVSFGVLFLAEWGDLSQLLTASMVLQFKQPVSVFIGAFLALAAVSGLAAVLGRALLAKVKLATIRRVGGGVCLLLAALTVLQIFGVIRI; encoded by the coding sequence ATGGATTTCGACCTCGCCACCGTGGCCATCGTGTTCGGCTCGATCTTCCTGGTCGAGCTGCCTGACAAGACCTTCATCGCGACGCTCGTGCTCGCGACCCGGTTCCGGCCGCTGTACGTCTGGATCGGGGTGTCCCTGGCGTTCCTCGTCCAGACGGCGGTCGCGGTCACCGTCGGCGGGCTGCTGGCGCAGCTGCCCAAGCGACCGGTGGAGATCTTCGCCGCAGCGATGTTCCTGGCCGGCGGCGTCATCCTGCTCCGGGGAGCGGACAAGGCCGACGAGGAGGAAGCCGAGACCGAGGAGGAGTTCGCCCACAAGGGCGCCGCGACCGCGGTCGGCCTCAAGGCGATCGGGGTGTCCTTCGGGGTGCTCTTCCTTGCCGAGTGGGGCGACCTGTCGCAGCTGCTGACCGCCTCGATGGTGTTGCAGTTCAAGCAACCCGTGTCGGTCTTCATCGGGGCGTTCCTCGCCCTCGCGGCGGTGTCCGGCCTGGCCGCCGTCCTCGGGCGGGCCCTGCTCGCCAAGGTGAAGCTGGCCACGATCAGGCGGGTCGGCGGTGGCGTCTGCCTCCTGCTGGCGGCCCTGACGGTGCTCCAGATCTTCGGCGTCATCCGGATCTGA
- the pheA gene encoding prephenate dehydratase, translating into MTIVTTPATTPSPAPASPRVTRHGYFGPAGTFTQMALNAWGPAAGQEHVALPSVEAALGALRAGDIDAAMVPIENSVEGGVSATLDALASGDPLVVVGEVLVPITFVLAAPAGMTLDQVRAVGTHSHAWAQVRGWMGATLPDAVYVPTLSTAAAAAGLVGGDAEQAAYQAAVCAPIAAANHDLQVLAQDIGDNASAVTRFVSVARPGQLPERTGADKTTLVLFQRDDHAGGLLELLEQFAVRGINMSRLESRPTKSSMGDYCFSIDIEGHVLDERVGEALLGLKRVCADVRFLGSYPAAHGTAVRVTPHTSDAAFGEARAWLRSLRGA; encoded by the coding sequence ATGACCATCGTGACCACCCCTGCGACCACCCCATCGCCCGCCCCTGCATCCCCCCGGGTGACCAGGCACGGCTACTTCGGGCCGGCTGGCACCTTCACGCAGATGGCGCTGAATGCCTGGGGGCCGGCGGCCGGCCAGGAACACGTCGCCCTCCCCTCGGTCGAGGCCGCCCTGGGCGCGCTGCGCGCCGGTGACATCGACGCGGCCATGGTGCCGATCGAGAACTCCGTCGAGGGGGGCGTCAGCGCCACCCTCGACGCGTTGGCCAGCGGTGACCCGCTCGTGGTGGTGGGCGAGGTCCTCGTCCCCATCACGTTCGTGCTCGCCGCCCCCGCGGGTATGACGCTCGACCAGGTCCGCGCCGTCGGCACCCACAGCCACGCGTGGGCCCAGGTCCGCGGCTGGATGGGTGCCACCCTGCCCGACGCGGTCTACGTCCCGACGTTGTCGACAGCGGCCGCCGCGGCCGGCCTGGTGGGCGGCGACGCTGAGCAGGCGGCATACCAGGCGGCGGTCTGTGCGCCGATCGCCGCGGCCAACCACGACCTCCAGGTGCTGGCGCAGGACATCGGTGACAACGCCTCAGCCGTGACCCGGTTCGTGTCGGTCGCCCGACCGGGTCAGCTCCCCGAGCGCACCGGTGCCGACAAGACCACGCTCGTGCTGTTCCAGCGCGACGACCACGCCGGTGGGCTGCTCGAGCTGTTGGAGCAGTTCGCGGTGCGCGGCATCAACATGTCGCGGCTGGAGTCCCGGCCGACCAAGTCGTCGATGGGCGACTACTGCTTCTCCATCGACATCGAGGGCCATGTGCTCGACGAGCGGGTCGGGGAGGCGCTGCTCGGCCTCAAGCGGGTCTGCGCCGACGTGCGGTTCCTCGGCAGCTACCCGGCCGCGCACGGCACTGCCGTCCGGGTGACGCCCCACACGAGCGACGCCGCGTTCGGGGAGGCCCGCGCCTGGCTGCGGTCCCTGCGCGGCGCCTGA
- a CDS encoding glycosyltransferase 87 family protein: MTTATPTAATTRGRGHRFQTLGRWLASWVAGWSPTRRWALAVVVILAGASIPVLRYLVFWPLDQWQVDVEVYREAGVSILTGRPIYSAMTESPQLLPFTYPPFAAVIAIPLALLPFGAIGWLWTGAQIAATAAIVWYAGWRLIHRTGPLAPVTMALLTVPMLWLHPVSDGIRFGQVNAFMVLACLMDLRTPRPGLLRRVPPGVLVGLAMSIKLTPGVFVVHYLVNRRWKEAITAVATAAVVTIGSWVLLPEASFAFWGGALQDPARLGPNAGTSNQSIRGFLLRLGPSGLPGDVLWLVLVAVVGFIGFQLARRAYLTGDSISEVAAVGLMAVLLSPVAWIHHLHWMVVVIFAVLGADPLRDRRRLVAAGVVTGFFLCRLPWWGITWLDHPDRPRWFGRVLQNADTFGSLLALALLWWALHRTPGTRHTEETAAVDVVA, encoded by the coding sequence GTGACCACCGCGACCCCGACCGCAGCCACGACCCGAGGTCGCGGCCACCGGTTCCAGACGCTGGGTCGCTGGCTGGCCTCGTGGGTGGCGGGCTGGTCGCCGACGAGGCGCTGGGCCCTGGCCGTCGTGGTCATCCTCGCCGGCGCGTCCATCCCGGTGCTGCGCTACCTCGTCTTCTGGCCGCTGGACCAGTGGCAGGTGGACGTCGAGGTCTACCGCGAGGCGGGCGTCTCGATCCTCACCGGGCGACCGATCTACTCGGCGATGACCGAGTCCCCCCAGCTGCTGCCCTTCACGTATCCGCCGTTCGCGGCGGTGATCGCGATTCCGTTGGCCTTGCTGCCCTTCGGTGCCATCGGCTGGCTGTGGACGGGGGCCCAGATCGCGGCCACAGCCGCGATCGTCTGGTATGCCGGGTGGCGCCTCATCCACCGCACCGGCCCCTTGGCACCCGTCACGATGGCCCTGCTGACCGTGCCGATGCTGTGGCTGCACCCGGTGTCGGACGGGATCCGCTTCGGGCAGGTGAACGCCTTCATGGTGCTGGCCTGCCTCATGGACCTGCGCACACCGCGGCCCGGGCTGCTGCGCCGCGTCCCGCCGGGGGTGCTGGTCGGCCTGGCGATGTCGATCAAGCTGACGCCGGGTGTCTTCGTCGTCCACTACCTCGTGAACCGGCGGTGGAAGGAGGCGATCACCGCCGTGGCTACCGCCGCGGTGGTGACCATCGGGTCGTGGGTGCTGCTGCCCGAGGCCTCGTTCGCGTTCTGGGGAGGCGCTCTCCAGGACCCCGCTCGCCTCGGCCCCAACGCCGGCACGTCCAACCAGAGCATCCGAGGGTTCCTGCTGCGGCTGGGGCCGAGCGGCCTGCCGGGCGACGTGCTGTGGCTGGTCCTCGTGGCCGTGGTGGGGTTCATCGGTTTCCAGCTCGCGCGGCGCGCCTACCTCACGGGCGACTCGATCAGCGAGGTCGCGGCCGTCGGGCTGATGGCCGTGCTGCTGTCCCCGGTGGCCTGGATCCACCACCTGCACTGGATGGTCGTCGTCATCTTCGCGGTGCTGGGCGCGGACCCGCTGCGCGACCGGCGCCGCCTGGTGGCCGCCGGGGTGGTGACCGGCTTCTTCCTGTGCCGGCTGCCGTGGTGGGGCATCACCTGGCTGGACCACCCCGACCGGCCGCGCTGGTTCGGCCGGGTCCTGCAGAATGCCGACACCTTCGGGTCACTGCTCGCGCTCGCCCTGCTGTGGTGGGCCCTGCACCGCACGCCCGGCACCCGGCATACCGAGGAGACAGCTGCGGTCGACGTCGTCGCCTGA